The Myxococcaceae bacterium JPH2 genome includes a region encoding these proteins:
- a CDS encoding beta-propeller domain-containing protein produces MRWMRQGGFAFAVLLAGCGSEPKRPPFDNEPVQMKARLEGFSDCGGLEDYIESSAIRQMRSYLEMQKPSYWSQSDGKGGVLEDAGAPVPATADGSQGPKDYTGTNNQVAGVNEADFVQNDGTHIFVLSGNRLYAHRSWPAEQLTLASSTQLEGWPQAMLLEEHGRLVVVSSVYEERPGTVFYAGRSFGGDDAPVGMAYCMGRGFSCGPGFGDTVKVTTLDVTDIAHPKVVDQLYLPGSYSDARRVGASVRLVLSDTFRWPRDMRWSVDYSKDLYDNKSRLEKAIDQLIAKNEQLIRDQALEQWLPKGRHVDGQGQTTPLTYSCSDFSRTNAPSGLGFVTVASMNLDTPLAPPGRTQLIAEPGEVYASKDSLYLATNHWWWWAEPGQKDYVYIHKFDLHQPGAVSYVGTGTVEGHLINQFAMDEHEGVLRVATTLRSRVAEPNHPEWWWGRVETSNRVSTWREGDGQLVEVGRSEDLAPGESIYSARFVGPRGYVVTFRQVDPLYTFDLSDPAHPRKVGELKVPGYSTYLHPLDETHLIALGEYIPENGDWRSRALKLSLFDVSDMAHPVEAFSQLVGTAYGWSEAVYEHKAFNYFPAKKLLAIPFSDYSNAWDYWSGFRSELRVFSVDAATGFTAKGALSMSDVYVMQQSHDWTWYWTPTVRRSVMADDYVYAITDAGMRVAKVDSLQAPLITTSFPRLVVP; encoded by the coding sequence ATGCGGTGGATGCGCCAAGGCGGTTTCGCGTTCGCGGTGTTGCTGGCGGGGTGCGGGAGCGAGCCCAAGCGCCCGCCCTTCGACAACGAGCCGGTGCAGATGAAGGCTCGGCTGGAGGGCTTCTCGGACTGCGGCGGTCTCGAGGACTACATCGAGAGCAGCGCGATCCGTCAGATGCGCTCGTACCTGGAGATGCAGAAGCCGAGTTACTGGTCGCAGTCCGACGGGAAGGGCGGCGTGCTCGAGGACGCGGGCGCGCCCGTGCCGGCGACGGCGGACGGCAGCCAGGGCCCCAAGGACTACACGGGCACCAACAACCAGGTGGCCGGGGTGAACGAGGCGGACTTCGTTCAGAACGACGGCACGCACATCTTCGTGCTGTCCGGCAATCGGCTGTACGCGCACCGCTCGTGGCCAGCGGAGCAGCTCACGCTCGCTTCCTCGACGCAGCTGGAGGGGTGGCCGCAGGCGATGCTGCTGGAGGAGCACGGTCGACTCGTCGTCGTCTCCAGCGTCTACGAGGAGCGGCCGGGCACCGTCTTCTATGCCGGCAGGTCGTTTGGCGGCGACGATGCCCCGGTGGGGATGGCGTACTGCATGGGGCGCGGCTTCAGCTGTGGCCCCGGCTTCGGCGACACCGTGAAGGTGACGACGCTGGACGTGACGGACATCGCGCATCCGAAGGTGGTGGATCAGCTCTACCTGCCCGGCAGCTACTCCGATGCGCGGCGCGTGGGCGCGTCGGTCCGGCTGGTGCTGTCCGACACGTTCCGCTGGCCTCGGGACATGCGCTGGAGCGTCGACTACTCGAAGGACCTCTACGACAACAAGAGCCGGCTGGAGAAGGCCATCGACCAGCTCATCGCGAAGAACGAGCAGCTCATCCGCGACCAGGCGCTGGAGCAGTGGCTGCCGAAGGGCCGGCACGTGGACGGCCAGGGGCAGACGACGCCGCTGACGTATTCGTGCTCGGACTTCTCGCGGACCAACGCGCCCTCGGGGCTGGGCTTCGTGACGGTGGCGTCGATGAACCTCGACACGCCGCTGGCGCCGCCGGGCCGCACCCAGCTCATCGCCGAGCCGGGCGAGGTGTACGCCTCGAAGGACTCGCTCTACCTGGCGACCAATCACTGGTGGTGGTGGGCGGAGCCGGGCCAGAAGGACTACGTCTACATCCACAAGTTCGACCTCCATCAGCCGGGCGCGGTCAGCTACGTGGGCACGGGCACGGTGGAAGGACACCTCATCAACCAGTTCGCCATGGATGAGCACGAGGGCGTGCTGCGCGTGGCCACCACGCTGCGCAGCCGCGTCGCCGAGCCGAACCATCCGGAGTGGTGGTGGGGGCGGGTGGAGACGTCCAACCGCGTGTCCACGTGGCGCGAGGGCGATGGCCAGCTCGTGGAAGTGGGCCGCAGCGAGGACCTGGCGCCGGGCGAGAGCATCTACAGCGCGCGCTTCGTGGGTCCCCGGGGCTACGTCGTCACCTTCCGGCAGGTGGATCCGCTCTACACCTTCGACCTGAGCGACCCGGCGCATCCGCGCAAGGTGGGCGAGCTGAAGGTGCCGGGCTACTCCACGTACCTGCACCCGCTGGACGAGACGCACCTCATCGCCTTGGGCGAGTACATCCCGGAGAACGGGGACTGGCGCAGCCGGGCGCTCAAGCTCTCGCTGTTCGACGTGAGCGACATGGCGCACCCGGTGGAGGCGTTCTCGCAACTGGTGGGCACGGCCTATGGCTGGAGCGAGGCCGTCTACGAGCACAAGGCCTTCAACTACTTCCCGGCCAAGAAGCTGCTGGCCATTCCCTTCTCGGACTACTCCAACGCGTGGGACTACTGGAGCGGCTTCCGCTCGGAGCTGCGCGTCTTCTCCGTGGACGCCGCGACGGGCTTCACGGCCAAGGGCGCGCTGTCCATGTCGGACGTGTACGTGATGCAGCAGAGCCACGATTGGACGTGGTACTGGACGCCCACCGTGCGCCGCAGCGTGATGGCGGATGACTACGTGTATGCCATCACGGACGCGGGCATGCGCGTGGCGAAGGTGGACAGCCTCCAGGCGCCGCTCATCACCACGTCGTTCCCTCGGCTCGTCGTGCCATAG
- a CDS encoding Hsp70 family protein, translating into MQEPVIGIDLGTTNSAVATVEDGRPRLIPSRAGGRLTPSVVGLNRNGDRVVGQAAQALAEEQPDAVVWATKRFLGRRYTPELMQQARSLVPYPVVAGPTGDVRVKLAGRVLPITQVSAMILGELKLDAQAHFGREVHKCVITVPANFDDNQRNATREAAGIAGLEVVRLVNEPTAAALAYGLSRGFEGSALVFDLGGGTFDVSILDVKNGVFEVRATGGDHSLGGEDFDQRIVQWLLAQVDDSYRDAVSRDPTSLRRLKVAAEAAKRELTERAEATISVTGLGDHAGSRRFTDVETALTRDFFEALSEPLSRRCLEVCQSVMAEARMDPRTVDVVLLVGGMTRVPLVRRLVADFFGRQPSTDVHPDEAVALGAAVQADELVRQSGQALLLDVASQSLGVGVLGGRVKRLIPKNTGVPVVARDIFFPGTAGQSEARIPVYQGESEFQDENHKLGEVVLKNLHVAARGETPLEVVFELSSEGILAVKATELTTGNMEAVRLEARPSLPHGEVEKLGAEQASYAQEQGVVDAQRAAEMFRKLLERGEKLSRLLQRSAQENPSPEAEAAVGNVQRLLEGGRTALDAGDTAQCARIARQLTQLLSGRSESRG; encoded by the coding sequence ATGCAAGAACCCGTCATCGGCATTGACCTGGGTACCACCAACAGCGCCGTGGCCACCGTGGAGGATGGTCGCCCGCGGCTCATCCCGTCACGCGCGGGTGGTCGCCTCACGCCCTCCGTCGTGGGCCTCAATCGGAACGGGGACCGCGTGGTGGGGCAGGCCGCGCAGGCGCTCGCGGAGGAGCAGCCGGACGCGGTGGTGTGGGCCACCAAGCGCTTCCTGGGGCGCCGCTACACGCCCGAGCTGATGCAGCAGGCCCGCTCGCTCGTGCCCTATCCCGTGGTGGCAGGCCCCACCGGGGACGTGCGGGTGAAGCTGGCGGGGCGCGTGCTGCCCATCACCCAGGTGTCCGCGATGATCCTGGGCGAGCTGAAGCTGGACGCCCAGGCGCACTTTGGCCGCGAGGTGCACAAGTGCGTCATCACCGTCCCGGCCAACTTCGATGACAACCAGCGCAACGCCACGCGCGAGGCCGCGGGCATCGCCGGGCTGGAGGTGGTGCGGCTGGTGAACGAGCCCACCGCCGCGGCGCTCGCCTACGGCCTGTCGCGCGGCTTCGAGGGCAGCGCGCTGGTGTTCGACCTGGGCGGCGGCACGTTCGATGTCTCCATCCTGGATGTGAAGAACGGCGTCTTCGAGGTGCGCGCCACGGGCGGCGACCACTCGCTGGGCGGTGAGGACTTCGACCAGCGCATCGTGCAGTGGCTGCTGGCGCAGGTGGACGACAGCTACCGCGACGCGGTGTCCCGAGACCCCACCTCGCTGCGGCGCTTGAAGGTCGCGGCCGAGGCCGCCAAGCGCGAGCTGACCGAGCGCGCCGAGGCCACCATCTCCGTGACGGGGTTGGGAGACCACGCGGGCTCGCGCCGCTTCACGGACGTGGAGACCGCGCTCACGCGCGACTTCTTCGAGGCGCTGTCCGAGCCGCTCTCCCGCCGCTGCCTGGAGGTCTGTCAGTCAGTCATGGCCGAGGCGCGCATGGACCCGCGCACCGTGGACGTGGTGCTGCTGGTGGGCGGCATGACGCGCGTGCCGCTGGTGCGCCGGCTGGTGGCGGACTTCTTCGGCCGGCAGCCGTCCACGGACGTGCACCCGGACGAGGCCGTGGCGCTGGGCGCCGCGGTGCAGGCGGACGAGCTGGTGCGCCAGTCGGGGCAGGCGCTGCTCCTGGACGTGGCGAGCCAGAGCCTGGGCGTGGGCGTCCTGGGTGGCCGCGTGAAGCGACTCATCCCGAAGAACACGGGCGTGCCGGTGGTGGCGCGCGACATCTTCTTCCCGGGCACCGCGGGCCAGTCCGAGGCGCGCATCCCGGTGTACCAGGGCGAGAGCGAGTTCCAGGACGAGAACCACAAGCTGGGCGAGGTGGTGCTCAAGAACCTGCACGTGGCCGCGCGTGGCGAGACGCCGCTGGAGGTCGTCTTCGAGCTGTCCAGCGAGGGCATCCTCGCGGTGAAGGCCACCGAGCTGACCACCGGCAACATGGAGGCGGTGCGCCTGGAAGCGCGTCCCAGCCTGCCGCACGGCGAGGTGGAGAAGCTGGGCGCCGAGCAGGCCAGCTACGCGCAGGAGCAGGGCGTGGTGGACGCGCAGCGCGCGGCGGAGATGTTCCGCAAGCTGCTGGAGCGCGGCGAGAAGCTGTCGCGGCTGTTGCAGCGCAGCGCCCAGGAGAACCCCAGCCCCGAGGCCGAGGCCGCGGTGGGCAACGTGCAGCGGTTGTTGGAGGGCGGGCGCACCGCGCTGGACGCCGGAGACACGGCGCAGTGCGCGCGGATTGCTCGCCAGCTCACGCAGTTGCTGTCCGGGCGGTCCGAGTCGCGCGGCTGA
- a CDS encoding TIGR02266 family protein: MNSAAGAPTGRDTVFVVDDSRTARDVLRLHLTRLGCDVVPLEGADACMAELERRVPAFILMDLRLERTQGDEACRAVKNHAAGRNVPVIMLTTAGEPHEVMHCGRAGADDFLPKPVSAEALAAKVAAMRLSRERAYDRPPRGRGVLLVEGGRFLHTFLGGALEHEGMHVLYARDLDEAMGLADEHGSRLDGFVLDVSRLPREVLSLAAQLREVHPRKPLVLLSCAEEPLDVLVRSQALCGAPLLVKRNLGADELLSRVLGRLVPGGSPLRAAERVPFFTVVEYLSAGGMTHSGFSHDASPEALFVRTLTPAREGSRLALKLLMAGQRTPSVAEATVAWANPPRLGSPFHAPVGMGLRLERMDSQLAQQFVRFVPRSLGFLPAAASRLSTF, encoded by the coding sequence ATGAATTCCGCCGCCGGAGCGCCGACCGGGCGCGACACCGTGTTCGTGGTGGACGACTCTCGGACCGCCCGGGACGTCCTGCGCCTGCACCTGACGCGGCTCGGCTGCGACGTCGTCCCGCTGGAGGGCGCGGACGCGTGCATGGCAGAGCTGGAGCGGCGCGTCCCCGCCTTCATCCTCATGGACCTGCGCCTGGAGCGCACGCAGGGCGACGAGGCGTGCCGCGCGGTGAAGAACCACGCCGCGGGACGCAACGTGCCCGTCATCATGCTCACCACCGCGGGCGAGCCACATGAGGTGATGCACTGTGGCCGTGCGGGCGCGGACGACTTCCTCCCCAAGCCCGTGTCCGCCGAGGCCCTCGCGGCGAAGGTGGCCGCCATGCGCCTGTCGCGTGAGCGCGCGTATGACCGGCCTCCCCGCGGGCGCGGCGTGCTGCTCGTGGAAGGTGGCCGCTTCCTGCACACCTTCCTGGGCGGAGCGCTGGAGCACGAGGGCATGCACGTGCTCTACGCGCGCGACCTGGACGAGGCCATGGGGTTGGCGGACGAGCATGGCAGCCGCCTGGACGGGTTCGTCTTGGACGTGTCTCGCCTGCCGCGCGAGGTCCTGTCGCTGGCCGCGCAGCTGCGCGAGGTCCACCCGCGCAAGCCGCTGGTGCTGCTGTCCTGCGCGGAGGAGCCGCTGGATGTGCTGGTGCGCTCCCAGGCGCTGTGTGGCGCGCCGCTGCTCGTGAAGCGCAACCTGGGCGCGGATGAGCTGCTGTCGCGCGTGCTGGGGCGGCTGGTGCCCGGAGGCTCGCCGTTGCGGGCCGCGGAGCGCGTGCCCTTCTTCACGGTGGTGGAGTACCTGTCCGCGGGCGGAATGACCCACAGCGGCTTCAGCCACGACGCCAGCCCCGAGGCGCTCTTCGTGCGCACCCTCACGCCCGCGCGCGAAGGGTCGCGCCTGGCGCTCAAGCTCCTGATGGCGGGGCAGCGCACGCCCAGCGTCGCCGAGGCGACAGTGGCCTGGGCCAATCCGCCGCGCCTGGGCAGTCCCTTCCATGCCCCGGTGGGCATGGGGCTGCGCTTGGAGCGCATGGACTCGCAGCTCGCGCAGCAGTTCGTGCGCTTCGTTCCGCGCAGCCTCGGTTTTCTGCCCGCCGCCGCGAGCCGCCTCTCAACTTTCTGA
- a CDS encoding MATE family efflux transporter — protein MPFDASVSSDPSRFSNEVRQLWRLAFPIAIAQAGQAMMGLVDTLVVGRVGTEALAAAGLGNNLYFAVSSFGMGLMMGFDPLLSQALGAGNPGRARELLRQAGWMALLAGMALCSLLWWVPGALHWIPGIEPQVIEQVRVYMLWRAPGVPLTLAFMAARSYLQANANPRPLVVATVVANICNFLLDVLLVFGGAQLPAWCGPLRLIPAMGVEGAAIATLLCTVVQILIVVSAVRRMSVPPGTRSSWTPVWADIFQGGRLGTPIGLHIAAEVGVFSLASLLAASLGNAEVGAHQIAISYSSLTFTVAVGVGNAGSVRVGWAVGARNTPQARLSGFVAFASGAAFMSLMGLGFAVFPEQLGKLSGAPPEVLTLLMPLLVVSAVFQVFDGVQGVGAGVLRGAGETRFTFIANMVGHYLIGLPLTLLLGFHLGLGLWGIWWGLCAGLVFVALALLWRFHRVSAGTLVPVEA, from the coding sequence ATGCCGTTCGACGCCTCGGTCTCGTCCGACCCTTCTCGGTTCTCGAATGAAGTGCGCCAGCTCTGGCGGCTGGCGTTCCCCATCGCCATCGCGCAGGCCGGGCAGGCGATGATGGGCCTGGTCGACACGCTGGTGGTGGGGCGGGTCGGCACGGAAGCGCTGGCGGCGGCGGGGTTGGGCAACAACCTCTACTTCGCCGTCAGCAGCTTCGGGATGGGGCTGATGATGGGCTTCGACCCATTGCTGTCCCAGGCCTTGGGGGCGGGGAACCCCGGCCGCGCGCGGGAGCTGTTGCGGCAAGCGGGGTGGATGGCGCTGCTCGCGGGGATGGCGCTCTGCTCCCTGCTGTGGTGGGTGCCTGGCGCGCTCCATTGGATTCCCGGTATCGAGCCCCAGGTCATCGAGCAGGTCCGGGTCTACATGCTCTGGCGGGCCCCGGGCGTCCCCCTGACGCTGGCCTTCATGGCGGCGCGCTCCTATCTCCAGGCCAACGCGAATCCCCGGCCGCTGGTGGTGGCCACCGTGGTGGCCAACATCTGCAACTTCCTGTTGGACGTGCTGCTCGTCTTTGGTGGCGCTCAACTGCCGGCGTGGTGTGGCCCGCTGCGGCTCATCCCAGCCATGGGCGTGGAGGGCGCGGCGATCGCCACGCTGCTGTGCACGGTGGTGCAGATTCTCATCGTCGTGTCTGCGGTGCGGCGCATGAGCGTTCCTCCGGGGACGCGCTCCTCGTGGACACCCGTCTGGGCGGACATCTTCCAGGGCGGAAGGCTCGGGACGCCCATTGGGTTGCACATCGCGGCGGAGGTGGGGGTCTTCTCCCTGGCCAGCCTGCTGGCCGCGTCCCTGGGCAACGCGGAGGTGGGCGCGCACCAGATCGCCATCTCCTACTCCAGCCTCACCTTCACCGTGGCCGTGGGCGTGGGCAACGCGGGGAGCGTCCGGGTGGGATGGGCGGTCGGTGCGCGCAACACGCCCCAAGCGCGCCTCAGTGGTTTCGTGGCCTTCGCGAGCGGCGCCGCCTTCATGTCGCTGATGGGGCTGGGGTTCGCGGTGTTCCCGGAGCAGTTGGGCAAGTTGTCGGGCGCGCCGCCCGAGGTGCTGACCTTGCTCATGCCGCTGCTCGTGGTGAGCGCCGTGTTCCAGGTGTTCGATGGCGTCCAGGGCGTGGGCGCGGGCGTGCTGCGGGGCGCGGGTGAAACGCGCTTCACCTTCATCGCCAACATGGTGGGTCACTACCTCATCGGGCTGCCGCTGACCTTGCTCCTCGGCTTCCATCTGGGCCTGGGGCTGTGGGGCATCTGGTGGGGGCTGTGCGCGGGCCTCGTGTTCGTGGCGCTGGCGCTGCTGTGGCGCTTCCACCGCGTGAGCGCGGGCACGCTGGTGCCGGTGGAGGCGTAG
- a CDS encoding esterase family protein — translation MNREYHRWYSERLQRDMEVLLFGHSGEPVLLLPTSKGRFYQAEDFGLIGAIADRIQSGRYLVVCADSVDEESWFKASLHPHDRVMRHAQWEDYLLHEVVPLVTGRSSGGRLTLAGCSFGGFHAYNIGLRHPHVFSRLLSMGGKFETDEFLDGHSDPDVYFHSCTQWLPNLTDPARLSALQRVEMVLAVGEHDFCRPSNEHLSSILWKKDIGHQLAIWHGENHDWPVWRQMIQQYLPW, via the coding sequence ATGAACCGCGAATACCACCGCTGGTACAGCGAGCGCCTGCAGCGCGACATGGAAGTGCTGCTGTTTGGCCACTCGGGTGAGCCCGTGCTCTTGCTGCCCACGAGCAAGGGGCGCTTCTATCAGGCGGAGGACTTCGGCCTGATTGGCGCCATCGCGGACCGCATCCAGTCCGGCCGGTACCTGGTCGTCTGCGCGGACTCGGTGGATGAGGAGTCCTGGTTCAAGGCCTCGCTCCATCCGCATGACCGCGTCATGCGCCACGCCCAGTGGGAGGACTACCTCTTGCACGAGGTCGTCCCGCTCGTCACCGGGCGGAGCAGCGGTGGACGCCTGACGCTCGCCGGGTGCAGCTTCGGCGGCTTCCACGCGTACAACATCGGGCTGCGGCACCCGCATGTCTTCTCACGCCTGCTCTCCATGGGCGGCAAGTTCGAGACCGACGAGTTCCTCGACGGACACAGCGACCCGGACGTGTACTTCCACTCGTGCACGCAATGGCTGCCCAACCTGACGGACCCCGCGCGCCTCTCCGCCCTCCAGCGCGTGGAGATGGTGCTCGCGGTGGGCGAGCATGACTTCTGCCGCCCCTCCAACGAGCACCTCTCCAGCATCCTGTGGAAGAAGGACATCGGCCACCAGCTCGCCATCTGGCATGGCGAGAACCACGACTGGCCCGTGTGGCGGCAGATGATTCAGCAGTACCTGCCCTGGTAG
- the atpH gene encoding ATP synthase F1 subunit delta, producing MVNVSIARRYARALLDVASEAGRTDAVAEQLTSLARLFTANAELTDVLLNPAYTADQRGRVVEAVIKTQSGLEPSLVNGLRLLVDRSRLAYLPDIARLYRDMADAKAGRVRGQVTSAVPLAPETLAQLKTTLAKLTERDVVLETRVDPALLGGVAAQVGGTLYDGSLRTQLAQMRRELK from the coding sequence ATGGTGAACGTCTCGATCGCCCGCCGCTACGCTCGCGCCCTCCTCGACGTTGCCTCGGAGGCCGGCCGCACCGATGCCGTCGCCGAGCAACTCACCTCCCTCGCTCGCCTCTTCACGGCGAACGCGGAGCTGACGGACGTGCTCCTCAACCCGGCCTACACCGCTGACCAGCGCGGCCGCGTCGTCGAGGCCGTCATCAAGACGCAGTCCGGTCTGGAGCCCTCCCTGGTCAACGGCCTGCGCCTGCTGGTGGACCGCAGCCGCCTGGCGTACCTGCCCGACATCGCCCGCCTCTACCGCGACATGGCGGATGCCAAGGCCGGCCGCGTCCGGGGCCAGGTCACCAGCGCCGTCCCGCTCGCGCCCGAGACCCTCGCGCAGCTCAAGACGACGCTCGCCAAGCTCACCGAGCGCGACGTCGTCCTGGAGACCCGCGTGGACCCCGCCCTGCTCGGCGGCGTGGCCGCTCAGGTCGGCGGCACCCTCTATGACGGCAGCCTCCGCACCCAGCTCGCGCAGATGCGCCGCGAGCTGAAGTAG
- a CDS encoding protein kinase: MTDTPATSFGKYELLERLGAGGMAVVYRARFTPAPGVVKSVVIKRVLSDYAEVPAFSEMFLNEARISVSLNHGNIVQVFDFGQVESEYFLAMELVDGQALSKLLKRARAQGLNVLPAPLAAGIAIEMCKGLHHAHTRTDAQGRPLKLVHRDISPDNVLVSYEGEVKISDFGIAKARHTGGPETAVGVVKGKHHYVSPEQARARELDARSDVYSVGVVLFQMLSGRLPAEGTQMEVLEKTIHGRLTPLNSLVPELDAGMQVIVQRALATSREHRYPHAEALQLALSEWLSSRAPLFTPDARKQLMTWLFHAELASQHRPGRLSDSFIRQLELWGAAPASERSTDPAGFLVPTQDEVAPPAPSQPSAPALSTPPPAESTPAPREERSSWAWALGVLGLVVVAGGVAHWGMARGTTPTLRVESQPPGAQVRLNGVLLGDTPVTVTEVPNQQEYRLEVTAFGHLPWVRTFEADEHPSKVFAKLEPRPDPATPVATATPPPTTPTPLSAPHDEPPPARASPNGRGGVEEDIPSEALIAYQVGRNMVAAKSYGAAREQFWHCLEVAPRAARCHLELGRLSLRQQNRQEATEHYHRYLELAPRGPGAGEARKFLSPSRKR; encoded by the coding sequence GTGACTGACACGCCCGCGACCTCTTTCGGCAAATATGAGCTGCTGGAGCGCCTGGGTGCGGGCGGAATGGCCGTCGTCTATCGCGCACGCTTCACCCCCGCGCCGGGCGTGGTGAAGTCCGTGGTCATCAAGCGGGTCCTGAGTGACTACGCGGAGGTCCCCGCGTTCTCCGAGATGTTCCTCAATGAGGCCCGCATCTCCGTGAGCCTCAATCACGGCAACATCGTCCAGGTGTTTGATTTCGGACAGGTGGAGTCCGAGTACTTCCTGGCGATGGAGCTGGTGGATGGACAAGCGCTGTCCAAGCTGCTCAAGCGCGCCCGCGCCCAGGGGTTGAACGTGCTGCCGGCGCCGCTGGCGGCGGGCATCGCCATCGAGATGTGCAAGGGCTTGCACCATGCCCACACGCGCACGGACGCGCAGGGCCGCCCGCTGAAGCTCGTCCACCGGGACATCTCCCCGGACAACGTGCTGGTCAGCTACGAGGGCGAGGTCAAGATCTCCGACTTCGGCATCGCCAAGGCGCGCCACACGGGCGGGCCCGAGACGGCGGTAGGCGTGGTGAAGGGCAAACACCACTACGTGTCGCCCGAGCAGGCGCGCGCGCGCGAGCTGGACGCGCGCTCGGATGTGTACTCCGTGGGCGTGGTGCTATTCCAGATGCTCAGCGGGCGGCTGCCGGCGGAAGGCACGCAGATGGAGGTGCTGGAGAAGACCATCCACGGTCGCCTCACGCCCCTCAACTCGCTGGTGCCCGAGCTGGACGCGGGGATGCAAGTGATTGTCCAGCGCGCGCTGGCCACCTCGCGCGAGCACCGCTATCCCCACGCGGAGGCCCTCCAGCTCGCGCTGTCCGAGTGGCTCAGCTCGCGGGCGCCCCTCTTCACGCCCGACGCGCGCAAGCAGCTCATGACGTGGCTCTTCCACGCGGAGCTGGCGTCGCAGCATCGCCCGGGCCGTCTGTCTGATTCGTTCATCCGTCAGCTCGAGCTCTGGGGCGCGGCCCCCGCGTCGGAGCGCTCCACCGACCCCGCTGGGTTCCTCGTGCCCACGCAGGATGAGGTCGCCCCCCCAGCCCCTTCGCAGCCGAGCGCACCGGCCCTGTCCACGCCCCCACCCGCCGAGTCCACGCCGGCTCCGCGCGAGGAACGGTCCTCGTGGGCCTGGGCGCTGGGCGTGCTGGGCCTCGTGGTGGTGGCGGGCGGCGTGGCGCATTGGGGGATGGCGCGCGGAACGACTCCCACCCTGCGCGTGGAGTCCCAGCCTCCCGGCGCCCAGGTGCGGTTGAACGGGGTGTTGCTCGGGGACACGCCCGTCACCGTGACCGAGGTGCCCAATCAACAGGAGTACCGGCTGGAGGTGACTGCGTTCGGCCACCTGCCGTGGGTGCGCACCTTCGAGGCCGACGAGCATCCGTCCAAGGTCTTCGCGAAGCTGGAGCCCCGTCCGGACCCAGCAACCCCGGTGGCCACCGCGACGCCTCCACCGACGACTCCGACACCGCTCTCCGCGCCCCATGACGAGCCCCCGCCCGCGCGCGCCTCACCCAACGGGCGCGGAGGGGTGGAGGAAGACATCCCCTCCGAGGCCCTGATTGCCTATCAGGTGGGACGAAACATGGTCGCGGCCAAGTCCTACGGCGCGGCGCGGGAGCAGTTCTGGCATTGCCTGGAGGTGGCCCCACGCGCCGCGCGCTGCCACCTCGAGCTGGGCCGGCTGAGCCTGCGTCAGCAGAACCGCCAGGAGGCCACCGAGCACTATCACCGCTACCTGGAACTCGCGCCCCGAGGCCCGGGCGCCGGCGAGGCCCGCAAGTTCCTCTCGCCCAGCCGCAAGCGCTGA
- a CDS encoding lytic polysaccharide monooxygenase gives MQTKNPSAVAPLVLLSSLLAGQALAHGSMEVPISRVYQCYKEGPENPKSAACKAAIQLGGTQAMYDWNGVRQGNANGNHRALIPDGKLCSGGNESHKGLDLARTDWVSRVLTPDASGNFEFVFYATAVHATAYFQLYVTRDGYNPALPLKWSDLETAPFCAVTSITAQSNRFRINCPLPRNKTGSHVVYAIWQRSDSPEAFYSCSDVTFGAGLGLVAPWKELGQVQAREALPARSTVTLRVFDREGHDVESHPVLLEAPLTSEAWLERLAQRVNADSRRVRVGTLQSSGEVAPAKAAQGASVYAREEGVSFQVDILKPSP, from the coding sequence ATGCAGACCAAGAACCCGAGTGCTGTCGCGCCGCTGGTGTTGTTGTCCTCCCTGTTGGCGGGCCAGGCCCTGGCCCACGGCTCCATGGAGGTGCCCATCAGCCGTGTCTACCAATGCTACAAAGAGGGCCCCGAGAACCCGAAGTCCGCCGCGTGCAAGGCCGCGATTCAACTGGGCGGCACGCAGGCGATGTATGACTGGAACGGCGTGCGCCAGGGCAACGCCAACGGCAACCACCGCGCGCTCATCCCGGACGGGAAGCTGTGCAGCGGTGGCAATGAAAGCCACAAGGGATTGGACCTCGCGCGGACGGACTGGGTGTCGCGCGTGCTGACGCCGGACGCCTCGGGCAACTTCGAGTTCGTCTTCTACGCCACCGCCGTGCACGCCACCGCCTACTTCCAGCTCTACGTGACGCGCGACGGCTACAACCCCGCGCTGCCGCTGAAGTGGTCGGACCTGGAGACGGCGCCGTTCTGCGCGGTGACGAGCATCACGGCGCAGAGCAATCGCTTCCGCATCAACTGCCCGCTGCCGCGCAACAAGACGGGCTCGCACGTCGTCTATGCCATCTGGCAGCGCTCGGACAGCCCGGAGGCGTTCTACTCGTGCAGCGACGTGACGTTCGGCGCGGGGCTCGGGCTCGTCGCGCCTTGGAAGGAACTGGGGCAGGTGCAGGCCCGCGAGGCGCTGCCCGCGCGCAGCACGGTGACCTTGCGCGTGTTCGACCGCGAGGGGCACGACGTGGAGAGCCACCCGGTGCTGCTGGAGGCGCCGCTGACGTCCGAGGCGTGGCTGGAGCGGCTCGCCCAGCGCGTCAACGCGGACTCGCGTCGCGTGCGCGTGGGGACGCTCCAGTCCTCGGGAGAGGTGGCGCCAGCGAAGGCGGCGCAGGGCGCGAGCGTGTACGCGCGCGAGGAGGGCGTGTCCTTCCAGGTGGACATCCTCAAGCCCTCGCCGTGA